From Bacteroidota bacterium:
TTTGAGAATATGCATGAAAATGAAATATCCAAAGAAATTTTAAATGCTGCATTCAAAATTCATACAGCTCTCTGTCCTGGATTATTGGAAAGTACGTACAAAGAATGCTTGTTTTACGAGTTGAATAAAGTTGATTTGTTTATTGAAAAAGAGAAGCTACTTCCTTTAATTTATGGAGCCCTCTAAAAATGCAAATTTCTTCGTTGTTTCGCAATTTTAAAATCCTCATTTACAATAGTAAACTCCGGTTTTCAAATTTCTTACGCCTTGAAATTTACTATTTTTAGAAGTCCCCTTATGAATCTGTAAAATTGAACATCGGATATAGAGTAGATATGCTTGTTGAAAATAAAGTAATTGTTGAATTAAAATCAGTTGAAATCCTTACTGATGTTCATCTTGCACAAGTATTAACCTATCTTAAATTACCGGACTGTAAGCTTGGTTTGCTAATGAATTTTAATGTAAAAAGTTTGAAGTTTGGAATAAAGAAAATTGTTAATCGCATTGAACTTTGTGCTTGATACATGTGTGTATATTTCTGTTGTCTTATTTGTTTCATGTTCTAATATTGATTGACTTTGCTAAACATTAATTTAAATTAAAAACACCTTTGCAAAATATAAGAATTCTGTATGCTCGCAATGTGTTTTTGTCTTTTTTCCTTTAATCCCATCCCGAAGAGATATTCCAGCATAGCATTAACTCAAATTTTCTTTTGTTTAATGAATCGCTATGTACGAGATCCGTACGCTTAATGGTACTTCGGCAGGCTCAGCAGAGCTGTGAGAGGTGCACTGGTGGCTATTTCGCCATCAGCCGCCTACTCGATTGGCGTTTCGTTGTTTATTTATCAATAATCTTATTTTCGTTATCATTTTGCTGACCTGATTCCTTAGCATTTTTAGAAGAGACAATTGATTTTCCAGTTTGCTTTTCAATTTCTAAACGTGCTTTTTTTGCTGCGTAACCACCTTTTCTGGCAACATTGCTGTTTTCTTCCAAGCCTTGTGGTTTTTTCTCTTTTGATATTTCGGTGGTAGAGGCTTCTGCCAGCATATTTAACACCAATTCCAAATTGGTCATATTATCTCGCAAATTTTCTTTTTTAAGTCCCTTTAGTTTCTTGTATGCTTTCACATCTCTATCCGCCCACGCTTTTGTTATTTCATTGGTCAATATGGCATACTCTAAACCTTCTTTCATTCCACGTACATGCCATTCATCAGTAAGTTCTTTTCTTACCTCTATGCTTTTCAGCCTCTGATTGATCCAATCTCTCGAATAACCCTTTTTCAAGTATGTTTCCATTGCCCTATCAAATGCTTTTTCTGGATCTTCGGTCTCTTCAATTCTCTCATATCCAACTTTTGCCAACCAAATTTTAAAGGGTTCTGCCTTTGGTGAAGGAATAGATTGTATTAGTCTCAGAAGTTGTTCGGTGTCTGCAACATCTGTTTTGTAAAATTTACCATCAGACGATTCCATTTTCAGTTGGTTAC
This genomic window contains:
- a CDS encoding GxxExxY protein — protein: MHENEISKEILNAAFKIHTALCPGLLESTYKECLFYELNKVDLFIEKEKLLPLIYGAL
- a CDS encoding GxxExxY protein; the encoded protein is MLVENKVIVELKSVEILTDVHLAQVLTYLKLPDCKLGLLMNFNVKSLKFGIKKIVNRIELCA
- a CDS encoding Bro-N domain-containing protein, translated to MTKENAIKLFQDQRVRVHWSEEEEKWFFSIVDIIGVLTDSVNPNNYWKVLKNRLKKEGSELVTNCNQLKMESSDGKFYKTDVADTEQLLRLIQSIPSPKAEPFKIWLAKVGYERIEETEDPEKAFDRAMETYLKKGYSRDWINQRLKSIEVRKELTDEWHVRGMKEGLEYAILTNEITKAWADRDVKAYKKLKGLKKENLRDNMTNLELVLNMLAEASTTEISKEKKPQGLEENSNVARKGGYAAKKARLEIEKQTGKSIVSSKNAKESGQQNDNENKIIDK